In Streptomyces chartreusis, the following proteins share a genomic window:
- a CDS encoding tellurite resistance TerB family protein: MAMWDRIKDQAKGLQQQAQGARGAGGHGRPGTGSGGHGRSGGGSKAQLVSTLKSQLTSLKTELKSGAYRDASMAMCALVAAADGNVDPAERQHVESLILNNDVLQNFPSEQLRQRFNKHVDQMSFNFQQGKAEALQEIAKAAKKPTEARAVVQTGFVVAGADGYIAPAEEQVLREACSVLGLPTQEFGL; encoded by the coding sequence ATGGCGATGTGGGATCGGATCAAGGACCAGGCCAAGGGGCTGCAGCAGCAGGCCCAGGGCGCACGGGGAGCCGGTGGACACGGGCGGCCCGGGACGGGCTCCGGCGGACACGGACGGTCGGGCGGGGGATCCAAGGCGCAGCTGGTCAGCACGCTGAAGTCCCAGCTCACCTCGCTCAAGACGGAGCTGAAGAGCGGCGCCTACCGTGACGCCAGCATGGCGATGTGCGCCCTGGTCGCCGCCGCCGACGGGAACGTGGACCCGGCCGAGCGCCAGCACGTGGAGTCGCTGATCCTCAACAACGACGTCCTGCAGAACTTCCCGTCCGAGCAGCTGCGCCAGCGGTTCAACAAGCACGTCGACCAGATGTCGTTCAACTTCCAGCAGGGCAAGGCAGAGGCCCTCCAGGAGATCGCCAAGGCCGCGAAGAAGCCCACGGAGGCCCGCGCGGTCGTACAGACCGGCTTCGTCGTGGCGGGCGCGGACGGCTACATCGCCCCCGCCGAGGAACAGGTCCTGCGCGAGGCATGCTCGGTACTCGGCCTCCCCACCCAGGAGTTCGGCCTCTGA
- a CDS encoding TetR/AcrR family transcriptional regulator — MVRPGGRSARVQASVHTAVRELESEVGRDALTVPLVAQRAGVTPSTIYRRWGDLNELLSDVAVERLRPETTPREHGDLPSDMAAWAEQFLDEMASPTGRAYIRDALLGDPDGGNAGRCSAYAAEQIDVIVGRAKDRGEDTPDVETLIDGVVAPLMYRVLFRPDGLDAAYARDLVTGILERGAAANG; from the coding sequence ATGGTGCGCCCAGGCGGGCGCAGCGCCCGGGTCCAGGCATCGGTCCACACCGCCGTACGCGAACTGGAGTCCGAGGTGGGGCGCGACGCCCTGACCGTGCCGCTGGTCGCCCAGCGCGCCGGAGTGACCCCGTCGACGATCTACCGCCGCTGGGGCGACCTGAACGAACTCCTCTCGGACGTCGCCGTCGAGCGGCTGCGCCCGGAGACGACGCCGCGGGAGCACGGCGACCTGCCGTCCGACATGGCGGCCTGGGCCGAGCAGTTCCTGGACGAGATGGCCTCCCCCACCGGCCGCGCCTACATCCGCGACGCCCTGCTCGGCGACCCGGACGGCGGCAACGCCGGCCGGTGCTCCGCCTACGCGGCCGAGCAGATCGACGTCATCGTCGGCCGCGCGAAGGACCGCGGGGAGGACACCCCCGACGTCGAGACGCTGATCGACGGCGTCGTGGCGCCCTTGATGTACCGCGTCCTGTTCCGCCCCGACGGGCTGGACGCCGCCTACGCCCGTGACCTGGTGACGGGCATCCTGGAAAGAGGTGCGGCTGCCAACGGGTGA
- a CDS encoding transglycosylase domain-containing protein → MNGTTAPQSPSGGRHRERTPLRIRFRRTRGRRLRRLLYALLALVALLCASAVVAYQLTTIPKPHPETVTQSTVFLDSGGDYLGRRGPVDRQDVPLSAVPRHVQEAVIAAENRSFRTDRGISPRAIARAALATLTGGDQQGGSTITQQYVKNALLSPERSLTRKAREALIAIKLDRTRGKDEILQGYLNTVYFGRGAAGIQSAARNYFGVDAEDLTVAQGAALASIVNIPSYYEKAGSDTKVTTKLADRWEWVLDAMVASGAITEKQRGEARFPAFRFYPPGETEGQRQYLIDVAAKEAADRLGITEDQLASGGYNVTTTFDLALQDRATQLAQDRPGGKRGVRVHTAVVGMVPGDGAVRLLYGGSDYARQPFNDAVSGAVEGGTALEPFGRVKVGDPLGRLLRTAAPTPLNLASAYATVAADGRYAAPYTVSRITREGRTVYRARPEVSRVLDEKEVFLAGLRTGDGAAPPVAVGAKPGAGSVPVEPAVFTTGGAGGGSTRRTVWTTGYDPRLALTVSLFADRAGARKGTTVPAQLPNDPPPTEFAEQVATGIWEAATEDGAKGE, encoded by the coding sequence ATGAACGGGACGACGGCACCGCAGTCCCCGTCCGGCGGGCGGCACCGTGAACGCACCCCGCTGCGCATCAGGTTCCGGCGCACCCGGGGCCGGCGGCTGCGCCGGCTGCTGTACGCCCTTCTCGCCCTGGTCGCGCTGCTGTGCGCGTCGGCCGTCGTGGCGTACCAGCTGACGACCATTCCGAAGCCGCACCCCGAGACCGTCACCCAGAGCACGGTGTTCCTCGACTCCGGCGGCGACTATCTGGGCCGGCGCGGGCCGGTCGACCGGCAGGACGTGCCGCTGTCCGCGGTGCCCCGGCATGTGCAGGAGGCGGTGATCGCCGCGGAGAACCGGTCCTTCCGGACCGACCGGGGGATCTCGCCGCGGGCCATCGCCCGGGCCGCGCTGGCCACGCTGACCGGTGGCGACCAGCAGGGCGGCTCCACCATCACCCAGCAGTACGTGAAGAACGCCCTGCTCAGCCCGGAGCGTTCGCTGACCCGCAAGGCCCGCGAGGCGCTCATCGCGATCAAGCTGGACCGCACCCGCGGCAAGGACGAGATCCTTCAGGGCTATCTCAACACCGTGTACTTCGGGCGGGGCGCGGCCGGCATCCAGTCCGCGGCGCGCAACTACTTCGGCGTGGACGCCGAGGACCTGACGGTCGCGCAGGGCGCGGCGCTGGCGTCCATCGTCAACATCCCGTCGTACTACGAGAAGGCGGGCTCCGACACGAAGGTCACGACCAAGCTGGCGGACCGCTGGGAGTGGGTGCTCGACGCGATGGTAGCGAGCGGCGCCATCACCGAGAAGCAGCGGGGCGAGGCTCGGTTCCCGGCGTTCCGGTTCTATCCGCCGGGCGAGACGGAGGGGCAGCGGCAGTATCTGATCGACGTCGCCGCGAAGGAGGCCGCCGACCGGCTCGGCATCACGGAGGACCAGCTCGCGAGCGGCGGCTACAACGTGACGACCACCTTCGACCTGGCCCTTCAGGACCGCGCCACACAGCTGGCGCAGGACCGTCCCGGCGGGAAGCGCGGGGTGCGGGTGCACACCGCCGTGGTGGGGATGGTGCCCGGCGACGGCGCGGTACGGCTGCTGTACGGAGGCTCGGACTACGCGCGCCAGCCCTTCAACGACGCGGTGAGCGGGGCGGTGGAGGGCGGCACCGCCCTGGAGCCGTTCGGCAGGGTGAAGGTGGGCGACCCGCTGGGCCGGCTGCTGCGGACGGCGGCGCCGACGCCGCTGAACCTGGCCTCGGCGTACGCGACGGTCGCGGCGGACGGCCGGTACGCCGCCCCGTACACCGTCTCGCGCATCACGCGGGAGGGCCGCACCGTCTACCGGGCCCGGCCCGAGGTGTCGCGGGTGCTGGACGAGAAGGAGGTGTTCCTGGCCGGGCTGCGGACGGGGGACGGGGCCGCCCCTCCGGTCGCCGTCGGCGCGAAGCCGGGCGCCGGCTCCGTTCCGGTGGAGCCGGCGGTCTTCACCACCGGCGGGGCGGGCGGCGGTTCCACCCGGCGGACCGTGTGGACCACCGGCTACGACCCCCGGCTCGCCCTGACCGTCAGCCTGTTCGCCGACCGGGCGGGCGCCCGCAAGGGCACGACGGTCCCGGCCCAGTTGCCGAACGACCCGCCGCCGACGGAGTTCGCGGAGCAGGTGGCCACGGGGATCTGGGAGGCGGCGACCGAGGACGGGGCGAAGGGGGAGTGA
- a CDS encoding MFS transporter encodes MSRSLTPPAPRPPHTFRTVFPVLALCWLAVFFDGMDVNIYGAVMPHMLDDTGLGLTPDSAGTIGSWTTFGMLIGALTAGNLTDWLGRRLMLVASVSLFSAGSALCAVAGDIGLFGAGRFVSGLGLGGLMPLCLAMVLEFAPPRRAALTTGLLMTSYHFGGMAATGLGLTLAPAAGWRWVFWAGVLPALVAVPLLLRLLPESPGVLLARGERDKADAVADRFGLPRPTEVAAPAAGAAGRLAAVRELFRPESRWATPLLWLASFCGLLLVYGISTWLPQMMRASGYGLNSSVSFLMVINAGGIVGLLIAGRVADRFGAVRVSAIWFLLTAAGALLLKAHLPLGVTYLVVAVTGVWLFSAQVMVYAATNSVYRDSERAAGLGWVTGVGRTGAVVGPWLIGELAASGNDSWGFTTFALAGLGGALAICLVPAARRFGRGGTTAPAPVTADASS; translated from the coding sequence ATGTCCCGCTCCCTCACACCTCCCGCGCCCCGTCCCCCGCACACCTTCCGCACCGTGTTCCCGGTCCTGGCCCTGTGCTGGCTGGCCGTGTTCTTCGACGGCATGGACGTCAACATCTACGGCGCCGTCATGCCGCACATGCTCGACGACACCGGCCTCGGACTGACCCCGGACAGCGCGGGCACCATCGGCAGCTGGACCACGTTCGGCATGCTCATCGGCGCGCTCACCGCCGGAAACCTCACCGACTGGCTCGGCCGCCGGCTGATGCTGGTCGCCAGCGTGAGCCTGTTCTCCGCCGGGTCCGCGCTGTGCGCGGTGGCCGGCGACATCGGCCTCTTCGGCGCCGGACGCTTCGTCTCCGGCCTCGGCCTCGGCGGGCTCATGCCGCTGTGCCTGGCCATGGTCCTGGAGTTCGCGCCGCCGCGCCGCGCCGCCCTGACCACCGGCCTGCTCATGACGTCGTACCACTTCGGCGGCATGGCGGCGACCGGCCTCGGCCTGACGCTGGCCCCGGCCGCCGGCTGGCGCTGGGTGTTCTGGGCCGGCGTGCTCCCGGCCCTCGTCGCCGTACCGCTGCTGCTGCGGCTGCTGCCGGAGTCGCCTGGTGTGCTGCTGGCGCGCGGCGAGCGGGACAAGGCCGACGCCGTCGCCGACCGCTTCGGGCTGCCCCGGCCCACCGAGGTCGCCGCCCCGGCCGCCGGCGCGGCGGGCAGGCTCGCCGCCGTACGGGAACTCTTCCGGCCCGAGTCGCGCTGGGCGACCCCGCTGCTGTGGCTGGCGTCCTTCTGCGGACTGCTGCTGGTCTACGGCATCAGCACCTGGCTGCCGCAGATGATGCGGGCCTCCGGCTACGGCCTGAACTCCTCCGTCAGCTTCCTGATGGTCATCAACGCGGGCGGCATCGTCGGCCTGCTGATCGCGGGCCGGGTCGCCGACCGGTTCGGCGCGGTACGCGTGTCGGCGATCTGGTTCCTCCTGACCGCCGCCGGCGCCCTGCTGCTCAAGGCCCACCTGCCGCTCGGCGTGACCTACCTCGTCGTCGCCGTCACCGGTGTCTGGCTGTTCAGCGCGCAGGTGATGGTCTACGCCGCCACCAACTCCGTCTACCGCGACAGCGAGCGGGCCGCGGGCCTCGGCTGGGTCACCGGCGTCGGCCGTACCGGAGCCGTCGTCGGCCCCTGGCTGATCGGCGAGCTCGCCGCGAGCGGCAACGACAGCTGGGGCTTCACCACCTTCGCCCTGGCCGGACTCGGCGGCGCGCTCGCGATCTGCCTGGTCCCGGCGGCCCGCAGGTTCGGCCGCGGCGGCACGACGGCTCCCGCACCCGTGACGGCCGACGCCAGTTCGTGA
- a CDS encoding Ppx/GppA family phosphatase has product MRISVLDAGSNTVRLAVCDVGDGVPLPVHTAKWKLRLSEQVGADGCLGEEATDRLVKALRAACEMSRQWDAPEPLAFATAVVRDAPDRADVLAAVHSRTGLPLRVLPGEAEARLTFLGARRWMGWRSGPLALFDIGGGSLEVAFGRGRTPDFAASLPLGAGRLTNEFFGSADPPSQADMVAMRRKVRHQLRDVSARIRWEHPHTAVATSRTFQQLARLCGAAPGRHGPFVERALRRQDLRRAIEQLSGLNADERAALPGISGPRSRQSLAGAIIGHAAMKLSAVKYLMICPWALREGILLRYLEDGADWWADLERHDGTRPHLDGMPTGTRPLRVAVPSAMT; this is encoded by the coding sequence ATGAGAATAAGTGTGCTGGACGCCGGTTCCAACACGGTCAGACTGGCCGTGTGCGACGTCGGGGACGGGGTGCCGCTTCCGGTGCACACCGCCAAGTGGAAGCTCCGCCTGTCCGAACAGGTCGGCGCCGACGGCTGCCTCGGCGAAGAGGCCACGGACCGTCTGGTGAAGGCGCTCCGCGCGGCCTGCGAGATGTCCCGGCAGTGGGACGCCCCCGAGCCGCTGGCGTTCGCGACCGCCGTGGTGCGCGACGCGCCCGACCGGGCGGACGTCCTGGCAGCCGTGCACAGCCGCACCGGACTGCCCCTGCGCGTACTGCCGGGTGAGGCGGAGGCCCGCCTGACGTTCCTGGGCGCCCGGCGCTGGATGGGCTGGCGCTCCGGCCCGCTCGCGCTGTTCGACATCGGCGGCGGCTCCCTCGAAGTGGCCTTCGGCCGGGGCCGGACGCCGGACTTCGCGGCCTCGCTGCCGCTGGGCGCAGGCCGGCTCACCAACGAGTTCTTCGGCTCCGCGGACCCGCCCTCGCAGGCCGACATGGTCGCCATGCGCCGCAAGGTGCGCCACCAGCTGCGGGACGTATCGGCCCGGATCCGCTGGGAGCATCCGCACACCGCCGTCGCGACCTCACGGACGTTCCAGCAACTGGCGCGGCTGTGCGGCGCCGCTCCCGGCCGGCACGGTCCGTTCGTCGAACGCGCCCTGCGCCGGCAGGACCTGCGCCGGGCGATCGAGCAGCTGTCCGGGCTGAACGCCGACGAGCGGGCCGCGCTGCCCGGCATCTCCGGCCCGCGGTCCCGGCAGAGCCTGGCCGGCGCGATCATCGGCCACGCGGCGATGAAGCTGAGCGCCGTGAAGTACCTGATGATCTGCCCGTGGGCCCTGCGCGAGGGCATCCTCCTGCGCTACCTGGAGGACGGCGCCGACTGGTGGGCCGACCTGGAACGCCACGACGGCACACGCCCCCACCTGGACGGCATGCCGACGGGCACCCGCCCGCTGCGGGTGGCGGTGCCGTCGGCGATGACCTGA
- a CDS encoding amidase, giving the protein MQPSELSLVAAADAIRQRRLSPVELVDSVLDRVERVEPRLGAYVSVAAGQARRSALEAEREAAAGRFRGPLHGIPMALKDLIDVAGAPTTASSRVRAGDRAADHDSTVAARLAAAGAVLVGKTHTHEFAYGLTTPQTRNAWNRERVAGGSSGGSAVAVAAGTATFALGTDTGGSIRVPAALNGVVGLKPTYGLVPRHGVTSLSWSLDHVGPITRTVADAAAVLAVLAGHDPRDPASLPHTPGDPRPAAYPDATGDTDLTGLRVGVPRNHYFDHVDPQVEAAVRHAVGRLGTLGARLVEVEIPMTRYLRATQWGLMVPEATAYHERTLRTVPELYGADVRVLLEAGELMTAGDYLRAQRARTLMRREWARMLERVDVIAAPTVPTTAVPADRQTVTWSDGTVESVSDAYVRLSAPANITGVPALSVPVGHDRAGMPIGMQLLGHPLGEAVLLRVGHAYERTAPARELAPVA; this is encoded by the coding sequence ATGCAGCCCTCTGAACTGTCCCTCGTCGCCGCCGCGGACGCGATACGACAGCGGCGGCTGTCCCCCGTAGAGCTGGTGGACTCCGTCCTGGACCGGGTCGAGCGCGTGGAGCCGCGGCTCGGGGCCTACGTCTCGGTCGCGGCCGGGCAGGCACGCCGCTCGGCGCTCGAGGCCGAGCGGGAGGCGGCGGCCGGCCGCTTCCGCGGCCCGCTGCACGGGATCCCCATGGCCCTCAAGGACCTGATCGACGTCGCGGGAGCACCGACGACGGCGAGCTCGCGCGTGCGGGCCGGCGACCGCGCCGCCGACCACGACAGCACCGTCGCCGCGCGGCTGGCGGCGGCCGGCGCGGTCCTGGTCGGCAAGACCCACACGCACGAGTTCGCCTACGGGCTGACCACCCCGCAGACACGCAACGCCTGGAACCGGGAGCGGGTCGCCGGTGGCTCCAGCGGCGGATCGGCCGTCGCCGTGGCCGCCGGGACGGCGACCTTCGCCCTCGGCACCGACACCGGCGGCTCGATCCGGGTGCCCGCCGCCCTCAACGGCGTCGTCGGCCTGAAACCGACGTACGGCCTCGTCCCCCGCCACGGAGTGACCTCGCTGTCCTGGTCGCTGGACCACGTCGGCCCGATCACCCGCACCGTGGCGGACGCGGCCGCGGTCCTCGCCGTCCTGGCCGGGCACGACCCCCGCGACCCGGCGTCCCTCCCGCACACCCCCGGCGACCCGCGACCGGCCGCGTACCCGGACGCCACCGGGGACACCGACCTGACGGGGCTTCGCGTCGGAGTCCCCCGCAACCACTACTTCGACCACGTCGACCCGCAGGTGGAGGCCGCCGTCCGGCACGCGGTCGGCCGCCTCGGGACGCTCGGCGCCCGGCTCGTCGAGGTCGAGATCCCGATGACCCGCTACCTCCGGGCGACCCAGTGGGGCCTGATGGTCCCCGAGGCCACCGCCTACCACGAGCGGACCCTGCGCACGGTGCCCGAGCTGTACGGCGCCGACGTCCGTGTCCTGCTGGAGGCGGGCGAGCTGATGACGGCCGGCGACTACTTGCGCGCCCAGCGGGCCCGGACGCTGATGCGCCGGGAGTGGGCCCGCATGCTGGAGCGGGTCGACGTGATCGCCGCCCCGACGGTCCCGACGACCGCCGTACCCGCCGACCGGCAGACCGTGACCTGGTCCGACGGCACGGTCGAGAGCGTCTCCGACGCCTACGTACGGCTCTCCGCCCCCGCCAACATCACCGGGGTGCCCGCGCTGTCCGTGCCGGTCGGCCACGACCGCGCCGGGATGCCGATAGGGATGCAGCTCCTCGGGCACCCGCTCGGGGAGGCGGTGCTGCTGCGGGTGGGGCACGCGTACGAGCGGACGGCGCCCGCCCGTGAGCTCGCGCCGGTGGCCTGA
- a CDS encoding alpha/beta fold hydrolase: protein MISRRSFGKALGFGTGAAAVSLAGPGSAQSAYAASGAPLGAPLGTPAAHTGFPRLKQVRAGLLDVGYAEVGPAHGPAVICLHGWPYDIHSYVDVAPLLAEQGYRVLVPYLRGHGTTRFRSAGTFRNAQQSAIALDVIALMDALKIEKAVLAGFDWGSRTADIVAALWPERCKALVSVSGYLVTNREANLNPLAAKAEYAWWYQYYFATERGRLAMQDKDLRRDLTRLVWDTVSPTWDFDDATFERTAAAFDNPDYAAIVIHNYRWRLSLADGERRYDALEKRLAARPVIGVPTVTLDAERDPFTAPGGGASYRDRFTGAYEHRTLAGIGHNVPQEAPAAFAQAVIDADHLLGK, encoded by the coding sequence ATGATCAGCAGGCGTAGCTTCGGCAAGGCACTCGGGTTCGGTACGGGGGCGGCCGCCGTGTCGCTGGCCGGACCGGGAAGTGCGCAGAGCGCGTACGCCGCATCCGGCGCGCCCCTCGGCGCGCCCCTCGGCACCCCCGCCGCGCACACCGGCTTCCCCCGGCTGAAGCAGGTCAGGGCCGGTCTGCTGGACGTCGGCTATGCCGAGGTGGGCCCCGCCCACGGTCCGGCCGTCATCTGTCTGCACGGGTGGCCGTACGACATCCACAGCTATGTGGACGTGGCCCCGCTGCTGGCCGAGCAGGGGTACCGGGTGCTCGTCCCGTATCTGCGCGGGCACGGCACGACGCGGTTCCGCTCCGCGGGGACGTTCCGCAACGCCCAGCAGTCGGCCATCGCCCTCGACGTCATCGCCCTGATGGACGCCCTGAAGATCGAGAAGGCGGTACTGGCCGGCTTCGACTGGGGCTCGCGCACCGCCGACATCGTGGCCGCGCTGTGGCCCGAGCGCTGCAAGGCGCTGGTGTCGGTGAGCGGGTACCTCGTCACCAACCGGGAGGCGAACCTGAACCCGCTGGCGGCGAAGGCCGAGTACGCCTGGTGGTACCAGTACTACTTCGCCACCGAGCGCGGCCGGCTCGCCATGCAGGACAAGGACCTGCGCCGCGACCTGACCCGGCTCGTCTGGGACACCGTCTCCCCGACCTGGGACTTCGACGACGCCACCTTCGAGCGCACCGCCGCGGCCTTCGACAACCCCGACTACGCGGCGATCGTCATCCACAACTACCGCTGGCGGCTGAGCCTCGCCGACGGCGAGCGCCGCTACGACGCGCTGGAGAAGCGGCTCGCCGCCCGACCGGTCATCGGGGTGCCCACCGTCACCCTCGACGCCGAGCGCGACCCCTTCACCGCGCCGGGCGGCGGCGCCTCGTACCGGGACCGGTTCACCGGCGCTTACGAGCACCGCACCCTCGCGGGCATCGGCCACAACGTGCCCCAGGAGGCGCCCGCCGCCTTCGCTCAGGCCGTCATCGACGCGGATCACCTGCTGGGCAAGTGA
- a CDS encoding GYD domain-containing protein, translating to MPKFLIQATYTSEGTKGLLKEGASGRRAAVDQVVSGLGGKVEAMYFAFGQDDLVMIIDFPDPVSMAAVSLTVKASGALHTRATPLLTVDEIDEASRRQVAFRAPGS from the coding sequence ATGCCGAAGTTCCTCATCCAGGCGACCTACACGTCCGAGGGCACCAAGGGGCTGCTCAAGGAAGGCGCGAGCGGCCGCCGCGCCGCCGTGGACCAGGTCGTCAGCGGCCTCGGCGGCAAGGTCGAGGCCATGTACTTCGCGTTCGGGCAGGACGACCTCGTCATGATCATCGACTTCCCCGACCCGGTGTCCATGGCCGCCGTCAGCCTCACCGTCAAGGCCAGCGGAGCCCTCCACACCCGGGCCACGCCCCTGCTCACCGTCGACGAGATCGACGAGGCGTCCCGCCGCCAGGTCGCGTTCCGCGCGCCGGGGTCGTAG
- a CDS encoding dihydrofolate reductase family protein: protein MTVTADLAITLDGFVAGTDVTVEKPGGDGAEVLFEWIHNLASWRERQGMGGGEENRDSELMREWFDATGAVVMGRTMYDTGAEFWGDNPPFRTPVFVLTHRPRPTLVKEGGTTFTFVTGGIHDALDRARAAAGDRNVDIAGGAGTVRQYLAAGLIDELQLHVVPALLGEGLRLFEGLGPGRRDLEPVRVEATPLATHLKYRFLRG, encoded by the coding sequence ATGACCGTCACCGCCGATCTCGCCATCACACTCGACGGGTTCGTCGCCGGCACCGATGTCACCGTCGAAAAACCCGGCGGTGACGGTGCCGAGGTGCTCTTCGAGTGGATTCACAACCTGGCGAGCTGGCGGGAGCGGCAGGGGATGGGCGGCGGGGAGGAGAACCGGGACTCCGAGCTGATGCGGGAGTGGTTCGACGCCACCGGGGCGGTGGTGATGGGGCGGACCATGTACGACACCGGTGCGGAGTTCTGGGGTGACAACCCGCCCTTCCGCACCCCGGTGTTCGTCCTCACCCATCGCCCCCGCCCCACCCTCGTGAAGGAGGGCGGCACCACCTTCACCTTCGTCACCGGCGGCATCCACGACGCCCTCGACCGGGCGAGGGCCGCGGCGGGGGACCGCAACGTCGACATCGCGGGCGGCGCGGGCACCGTACGGCAGTACCTCGCGGCGGGCCTCATCGACGAACTCCAGTTGCACGTCGTACCCGCACTCCTCGGCGAGGGCCTGCGGCTTTTCGAGGGGCTCGGGCCCGGTCGCCGCGACCTGGAGCCGGTCAGGGTGGAGGCGACTCCCCTCGCCACGCACCTCAAGTACCGGTTCCTGCGCGGGTGA
- a CDS encoding organic hydroperoxide resistance protein: MAVSYTAVVNVDGEGRNGGRVRSEDGILQTTLAIPKEFGGAGNATNPEQLFAAGWAACFLGAVRRAATERKVRLTSTAITAEVTLHHGDDGEFGLAAVLNLELGGVDRETAAELGAAAHQICPYSKATRGNIPVTINATAA; this comes from the coding sequence ATGGCCGTCAGCTACACAGCCGTGGTGAACGTCGACGGAGAGGGCCGCAACGGGGGCCGTGTCCGTTCGGAGGACGGGATCCTTCAGACGACGCTGGCCATACCGAAGGAGTTCGGCGGCGCCGGCAACGCCACCAACCCGGAGCAGTTGTTCGCGGCGGGCTGGGCGGCCTGCTTCCTGGGCGCCGTGCGCCGCGCCGCCACCGAGCGCAAGGTGCGGCTGACGAGCACCGCCATCACCGCCGAGGTCACCCTGCACCACGGCGACGACGGCGAGTTCGGCCTGGCCGCCGTACTGAACCTCGAACTCGGCGGCGTGGACCGGGAGACCGCCGCGGAGCTGGGCGCGGCGGCGCATCAGATCTGCCCGTACTCCAAGGCGACCCGCGGGAACATCCCGGTCACGATCAACGCGACGGCCGCCTGA
- a CDS encoding CGNR zinc finger domain-containing protein has translation MNLDHVFVCGNPALDFAATLRARRTVRFEMFVTPDRLNAWYVESGLVDAVSPGQEADVEQARAVREAVYGLITARRLGEEYDGAALTVVNNAARKPPAVPQLTPSGRWTQATPEEALSMVARHAVELLSGPDVPLLKECGNPECTRTYIDRSRGMRRQWCGMESCGNKIKAAAYRARKKTTPVD, from the coding sequence GTGAATCTCGACCATGTCTTCGTCTGCGGCAACCCGGCCCTCGACTTCGCAGCGACGCTCAGAGCGCGCCGTACGGTGCGTTTCGAGATGTTCGTGACGCCGGACAGGCTGAACGCATGGTACGTGGAGTCGGGCCTCGTCGACGCGGTCTCCCCGGGCCAGGAGGCCGACGTCGAGCAGGCGAGGGCCGTACGGGAGGCCGTCTACGGGCTGATCACCGCCCGCCGGCTCGGTGAGGAGTACGACGGTGCCGCGCTGACCGTCGTCAACAACGCGGCCCGCAAGCCGCCCGCGGTGCCGCAGCTCACCCCGTCGGGGCGGTGGACGCAGGCGACGCCGGAGGAGGCCCTGTCGATGGTGGCCCGGCACGCCGTCGAGCTGCTGAGCGGCCCGGACGTGCCCCTGCTCAAGGAGTGCGGCAACCCGGAGTGCACCCGCACCTACATCGACCGCTCGCGCGGCATGCGCCGGCAGTGGTGCGGGATGGAGTCCTGCGGCAACAAGATCAAGGCGGCGGCCTACCGCGCCCGCAAGAAGACGACGCCGGTCGACTGA
- a CDS encoding MBL fold metallo-hydrolase, which yields MSSTPAQAPAPVPFWTIGGIAVHRVDEVPLPPATGAWLLPDATADVVGRHDWLRPDFADPEGTLRLDSHSFAFETGGLRVLVDTGIGNGKTRANPVWHDLRTGYLDRLTAAGFPPDSVDLVVLTHLHTDHVGWNTREVNGAWVPTFPGARYVTSRVEREFWAGYAMDEPRRRMFDDSVLPVEAAGLLDLVDVPPEGAELAPGLRLLPTPGHTPGHLAVRLTGADGGKALITGDCVHHPVQLAHPAIGSCVDIDPERAERSRRELLASAAGTDTLVLGTHFPPPTAGRVTVDGGGHRLLPVAPSV from the coding sequence ATGTCCAGCACCCCGGCACAGGCCCCGGCGCCGGTCCCTTTCTGGACGATCGGCGGCATCGCCGTGCACCGCGTCGACGAGGTCCCGCTGCCACCCGCGACCGGCGCCTGGCTGCTGCCCGACGCCACCGCCGACGTGGTCGGACGGCACGACTGGCTGCGTCCCGACTTCGCGGACCCCGAGGGCACCCTGCGTCTGGACAGCCACAGCTTCGCGTTCGAGACGGGCGGCCTGCGTGTCCTGGTCGACACCGGCATCGGCAACGGCAAGACCCGGGCGAACCCCGTCTGGCACGACCTGCGCACCGGCTACCTCGACCGCCTCACCGCCGCCGGGTTCCCGCCTGACTCGGTCGACCTGGTCGTGCTCACCCATCTGCATACCGATCACGTCGGCTGGAACACCCGCGAGGTGAACGGCGCCTGGGTGCCCACCTTCCCGGGCGCCCGCTACGTCACCTCCCGCGTCGAGCGGGAGTTCTGGGCCGGGTACGCCATGGACGAGCCGCGCCGCCGGATGTTCGACGACTCCGTGCTCCCCGTCGAGGCGGCCGGGCTGCTCGACCTCGTCGACGTCCCGCCCGAGGGCGCCGAACTCGCGCCCGGGCTACGCCTGTTGCCCACGCCGGGCCACACCCCCGGCCACCTCGCGGTCCGGCTCACCGGCGCCGACGGGGGGAAGGCCCTGATCACCGGTGACTGCGTCCATCACCCGGTGCAGCTCGCCCACCCCGCCATCGGCTCCTGCGTCGACATCGACCCGGAGCGCGCCGAACGCTCCCGCCGTGAACTGCTCGCCTCCGCCGCCGGCACGGACACCCTCGTCCTCGGCACCCACTTCCCGCCGCCCACGGCCGGCCGCGTGACCGTGGACGGCGGCGGCCATCGACTGCTGCCCGTCGCGCCGTCCGTGTAG